ATGAATGATCATTTCCGCATTTTCAATAACCCGGTTTGTATGCATGGCGTTAATGACATTAGACAGTTGCTGGTCTGTCAGGTTTTCAAACAAAGTTGCAAGCTTTTGCCCGGTGACTTCGCTTTTCAGATACAGCGTGGTTTCTTCGGCACCTCGATTCCAGTCATTGATATAGCCGTTTAAATCAATACTGATAATCGCTGCATGGGTGGTTTCAGACAGACGCTGTAGATCGTTTTCCAGTTTTCCTTTGCTGGCTGCGATCATGGCTGCAGAACGGTTGATTTCCTGAGCCAGTTGACCGAGTTCATCCTGACGGTGGAAGTTTAGTGGGGCGAAGATTTCGCCTTTCCCCATTGCCTGAGCTGAGCGCAGCAAGGTAAAGATCGCTTTGGAAATACGGTTGGAAACGATGGAGGCAGACAGGATCAGGATAATACACATCAAAGGTAAAATAACGCCAAAGACGATATCTTTGAGTTCTGCGACCCCTGTCAGGAAAGGTTGTGGATTAACGGAAAAATGGATTTCCCAGTCAAAGCCCTGTGCGCCAAGCTTTTTATCCAGATGCCAGTCATTGCCCACGTCTTCATGTTCACGGTGTTCTGCTGTACAGGCATCTGTTCGGGTTTTGGCGATAATGAGTTTTTGGGTTTCATCTAAAACACAGACACTTTCCTCATCTGAACTGAGCAGGCTATAGACCTGTTGGGCGATATAGTTGAAATCCACATCAAAAACGATAGCGCCAAAAGCTCTGTTGCCGGAAACATGAACCGGAAAAGCCCAGCTGATGCTTTTAACCTTGTTGTCATGACCGGTTTTTTTAACGCTAAACTCACCTTGTTTCAGGTTGAGGATATGCTGTATTTCTGGATCAACGGAATAATCCGACAAGGCCCGTTTAATGCCTGAACTTTCCACCCTTAAGGCTTCAAACCCTTTTTGATTGATAAAGCGGACTTTCTGGATTTCAGGGCGCTGTTCAATCATTTCCATGAAAGAAAGTTCCAGATGGCGAATATCATTCTTTTCGGCTGCTGTATTCAGGGTTAGTTGGTGAAAACGCATGGACCTGAACATGGGGAGCTTGGCAGAAGACTGGAATTCCTTGGATCGGGCGTTGAGAAGCTGACTTAACCCCGTGACCCGGTTGTGGAAGTTTTCCTGAAAGCGCTGTTTCAACTCTTCCGTCATAACCGCTTCCATACGATTAAAGACAAGCACGGACAGCGCCACCAAAAAGAAGGCGCCGCCCAGGCCGAAATAAAGTATGAAGCGTGTTCTTAACGACATGAAATTATTGCGTTTTTTGTTTCTTTTTCAGGTCGGCGCGAACGTTTTTCAAAACTTGTTCATAAAGGTTTTTACGCGGCATGCTGTCCCACAGTAACATGCGGTTGAAATAATCCAGATCATCAAGGTGCATTTCCTTGATTTGTTCCGGGCTCAATAAGGTTAAGGTTTCAATATTGGCTGGGGCCAGCCCGGTAATAACAGCCATTTCATATTGTGTTTTTGGGCTGATCTGGTGATCAATATATTGATAGGCCAAATCTGATGAAACACTGGTTTTGCTGAGCATGTAGCTATCGAACATGCCAACAGCCCCTTCCTTGGGGATGATCATACGAAAATTCTTCCCTGCCTTTTTCAGGCGTTGGGAAGGATTATACCAACTGTTAAAGGCGACGAGCTTGCCTTGTTGGGACAGTTCAATCATTTCTGTGCCGCCAGCATAATAGGTCGCATTCAAGGTGTTGAATTCCAACAGCTTTTTCTCAACTTCCTTGAGCTGTTTCTTCGTTAGGCTATAGACATTTTTATAGCCCAGTGACAAGGCTGCCGTCCAAATCATGGAAACATCATCCCACATGGCAATTTTGCCCTTGTGGACAGGATCCCATAAAATATTCCAGCTATCAGGGGAGGAAATGACCGATGTGTCATAAAGCAATCCTGTCGGCCCCCAGGCCCACGGCACAGCGTAGACACGGCTGTTGAACTGGCTCCATTCCGAATATTTCAGATTTGGGTGAAGGTTCTGATATTGCGGGATCTTTTTTAAGTCCAGCGGGGTGACAAGCCCCATGTCATGCAAAATCTTGATGCCTTCATTTGAAATCAAAAACAGGTCATAAGCTTCTTCAGATTCCGCTGTTGAAATAATGTCATCCAGATTGCTGATGGGGAGAAATTCAATGCGGACCCCGGTTTTTTCTTCAAAGCTTTTATAGCCAATGGTTTTGTTAGGGATTGTCGGGTCGCCATAGACATCCCACCCGGCAATTCTCAGGACGCGTTCCTGTGCGGCCAGTCCTTCGGTGAAAAAAGTGATCAATGAAAAAAGCAGCAGCGTTTTGAGCAGGCAATGGCGCATGTAATCTTACCCCCTAGTACATGTTCTTATCCCTCAGATCTATTTAAGCATGCCGTTCATGGTTTTGAAAGCGTAGATTGAGTTAGAAGATGTATCTTTACAGATTAGGGTGTAAACGGTATATAAGTTTCAAATGAAACTATTGAGGTTTGTGATGTTACGCCCTGACTCCTTATTCTTTGCGGCCATTATGACGGCTCTGGTGGCATTTGGTCCGATCTCAACAGATATGTATCTGCCTTCCTTACCTGCGATGAAGGTTGATTTCGGGGCAACGGTTTCAGAGGTTCAGCTGACATTAAGCGTCTTTTTAGCAGGTTTTGCTGCTTCTCAGCTTCTTTATGGCCCTCTTTCTGATAGATTTGGCCGCCGACCGATCTTAATATTTGGTATTACTGTTTATGGGTTGGCAAGTGTTGCCTGTTTCATGTCAACTACAATTGAAGCTCTGATATTTTCCAGGTTTTTACAGGCGTTTGGGGCTTGTAGCGGGCCTGTTTTGGGGCGTGCGGTTGTGCGTGATGTCTATGGACCGGACAGGGCAGCGCAGGTGCTGGCCTATATGGGCTCGGCTATGGCGTTGGCTCCGGCTGTGGCCCCGATGCTGGGGGGATACTTGCAAATCTGGTTTGGATGGCAGGCCAATTTTGTCGTGATCAGCCTGTTTGCGTTGGTTCTGGTTGTGCTCGTGATTTTTTTGGTGCAGGAAACAAATACACACAAGAATCCAGATGCCCTAAAACCTGCGCGGCTTGTGGGCAATTATCTGGAATTGCTGCGCCATCGCGGCTTTCTGGGCTATGTTTTGCTTAACAGTTTTGTGTTTTCCGGCCTGTTTGCCTTTATTTCCGGTTCATCCTTCGTCTTTATTGATGTGTTTGGACTGGCCCCGAATATCTACGGGATTTGTTTCGGGATTGTTGTTTGTGGCTATATCACAGGGACACTGATTGCCGGGCGTTTGTCGCGCAAACTTGGTGGGCCAACCATGTTGCGCTATGGCAGCTTGCTTTCTCTTTTGGGCGGGGCAGTGTTGTTCGGTGTGGCTTATAGCGGGGGGAACGATGCTGTGAGTGTTGTTGCCCCGATGTTTCTGTTTATGATCAGTGTCGGGGTGGTCATGCCCAATTCCATGGCCGGGGCTATTGGGCCTTTTCCCAAAATGGCTGGGGCGGCTTCGGCGCTGATGGGGTTCTTGCAAATGACATGTGCAGCCACGGTGGGGGCAAGTGTGGGGCTGTTACATGATGGAACGCATTTGCCCATGGTCAGTGCCATTGCGCTTATGGGCGTCATGACGTTTTTGACCTATCTGGTCTTTATCCGGCAGAAGAAAGAAGGTTAAGGGCGCAGGGCCGTTTGTGCTGTTTTCCACAGGCCCAGCGTTTTCAGATGATTGACCATGGAAATACCGCTGATCCCAATGCCTTCGGATTTCCCTTTGCTGGTTGTTGCCATATGGATATAGGCAATTTTATAGCTGCCGTTTTCTTTATAAAAGATGGGGGAGCCTGAATCCCCGCTGACCGCATCACAGCCGTGTTTGATGATGTCCAGTTCTGCATTATAGCTTTTTATCCGACAATCCTTATTGATGCTGAGGATATGGGATTTATCGACGCTATAGCCTGCTTGAATGAAGCGGGTTTTATTGTCGGTCAACTTGTCAAAACGTTGTGCATCCACAGCGGTGAGGGGGATGGTGCCAACCTGTTTGCTTAAGTCGGTTTTAAGCTCAACAAAGGCCCAGTCTTTGGCGGCAACAGACAGGTGCCTGCTTTTTGCTGTGTCGTATCCTTTGGGGATGAAAAAGCGGGTGGCGGTGCTGTGTTCGATAAAACTGCCCCGGCGATAGCCAGCGAGAAAATGAATGGTATGGGGCTTAAGCCAGACTTTGCGCTTTTTATTCCACAGGCAGTGGGCGGCGGTTAAAATCAGTTTGGGGGCGACAAGGGTGGCTGTACAAAAGCCACCGATTTCTTTGTTCAGTCGACCAATGGCACTCCAGGGATAGCTGTAATTTTCAACCAGCTGACGATCATCTTTACCTTTAACCCCCCGCAAGGCTGGTTTTTTCGGTTCTTTATATTTACGGGGCTGATAATAGTTTTCCAAACCTGCATTGAGCGGACGAACGGATGGTTCTTCTGCCAGTGCAGAAAAAGTGGGCCAGAAAAGAAGGCTCAGGACTATCAGAAGGGGCACGTTGTTATCCCGTATGAATTTCTAAATCCAAAATGGTCGGGTTTTCCCCGCACAGGGGGCAACCTTTATCGCGTTTTACTTTAACATTTCTGAATTCAGAATGTAAGGCATCATAAATCATCAGGGTCCCGGACATGGATTGGCCGATCCCCATGATTTCTTTTAAAATTTCTGTGGCTTGCAAAGACCCCATCGTGCCGCAGATGGCGCCCAGAACCCCTGCTTCGGAGCAGGTTGGCACCTGACCGGGGGGCGGTGGCTCGCGGAAAATACAGCGATAACAGGGTTTGTCTTCGCCTTCTTCATGGGCCTTATAGGTCGACAGTTGCCCGTCAAAACGGAGGATTGCGGCAGAGACAAGCGTTTTTTGGGCAAAATAGCAAGCATCGTTAATCAAAAAACGGGTGGCAAAATTATCCGTCCCATCGGCAACGATATCATAAGGGGCGATAATGTCCTGAATGTTTTTGCTGTTGAGGCGATCCTGATAGAGGTTGATGGTCAAATCCGGGTTAATGGAAAGCAGGCGCTCTTTAGCACTTTCCACCTTGGGGACATCAAGGGTGGCCACATTATGGATGACCTGGCGCTGGAGGTTGGACAGGTCCACAACATCGTCATCAATTATGCCGATGGTTCCAACACCGGCTGCAGCCAAATAAAGAAGAACCGGGGCACCCAGCCCGCCGGCACCCACAACAAGAACCTTTGCATTGAGGAGTTTTGCCTGACCTTCACCACCCACTTCAGGTAAAAGAATGTGGCGGGCATATCTTTCTAGTTGTTCTTCGTTGAAATCCATCTGCCGAGTTCCTTTATGAGTCTTAGTTAACTTGTCACACAGCACCATACGGGATGCAAGGGTGTTTCTGTGACTGGTACTAAAGGACTACGATTCGTGCAACAGATAAGGGCTGTATACGAGGCATAGATGTAATTTAAATTATTATCATTATAAATGAGATTATTTATGGTTGATGAATGATTGGCTATTTCTTTGCAAGAGTATATTTTGCTGAATTTTTGTGCAAATGCTGAAAAAATAACATGCGTTGCCTTATTTTACTGGTTATAACCACAGTTAAAGTAAAGGGCATATATTGCGGCTGGGCGGAACTATGAAACTACAAGATATCAACATTTCGAAAAAGCTCCCTATTTTCACAGTATTTCTGATTGTACTGACTGGGGTGCTGTTAAGCGGGACAATTCTTCTTAAGGTAAATGATGGTTTTGAAGAGGCGGCAAAAGACAAGCTGGTGTCTTTGGCGGCTGCACGAAAGTCAGAACTATCCAATTACCTTGATATTATCCAAAGTGATTTACAAATTCAGTCGCGCAACCCTCTGGTGGCCGAAGCGCTGGAAGATTTCTCCATAGCTTGGGCGCAGATTGAAGGCGATAAGGTTGAGGCTTTGCAAAAAGTCTATATTACCGACAACCCGCATCCCCTTGGTGAAAAGCATAAGCTGGATGCCGGGTCAAGCGGGAGCCCCTATGACCGTGTCCATGGGATGTATCATGATTACTTCCGCAATTTGTTGGAACAACGTGCCTATTATGATGTCTTTTTGATCGACCCTCAGGGCAATATTATCTATAGCGTCTTTAAGGAGCTGGATTACGCCACCAACCTGAATACAGGGAAGTGGAAAGATACTGATATTGCCCGTGTCTATCGCGAAGTTTCCAATGCGCCAAAGCCTGATACCCTGATTTTTAAAGATTTCGCACCCTATGCGCCCAGCTATGATGCGCCGGCCAGTTTTATTGGTCGTCCGGTCTTTGATGAAAAAGGCGGTTTTAGCGGGGTGCTGATCTATCAAATGCCGATTGGTGAAATCAATGGCATTTTGCAAGCTGCTGATGGTATGGGTGAAAGTGGTGAAACTTATATCGTTGGCCCTGACCTGTTGATGCGCAGTGATTCTCGTTTTTCTAAAGAAAGCACCATCTTGAAAAACAAGGTGGATGGTTCAACGGTAAAAGCAGCCTTGGCTGGGAAAAACGGTGTAGATATCATTGCTGATTATCGCGGTATTGACGTTGTCTCTGCCTATGCTCCCTTGGATTATAATGGCGTACGTTGGGCGGTCTTGGCTGAAGTTGATGTGGAAGAAGCCATGGCGACTTCCAGCAGCGTGCGCAATATCAGCCTGATCGGTGTGATTGTGATTTCTGCTATCGGTGCTGGGATTGCCTTGTGGTTTGCCCGCACGATTACAAATCCAATTTCTGTGAACGTACAGGCCATGAATGTACTGGCAACCGGGGAAACCGATATCCATATCTCCGGTAAAGAGCGTGGCGATGAAGTCGGGGATATTTCCCGTGCCTTGCAGGTCTTTAAGGATAATAAGATCAAGTCTGATGAAATGCAGGCTGCCCAGGAAGAGCGTCAGCAAAAACGGGTGGAACGTGCCCAGCGTCTTGAAGAGATGGTGGCAAATTTCCGCAATGACGTGACCCTGGCTCTTGATACGATGGATCAGCAGGCCACCGATCTGGAAAGCAGTTCTCAAGATATGTCGGCCAGTTCTGAACAGACATCGAAACAGGCCGCAGCTGTGGCTTCTGCATCTGATCAGGCCGCAGCCAATGTTCAGACGGTTGCAGGTGCTGCTGAAGAGCTAAGCGCCTCTGTAAATGAAATTAATGTTCAAATCGATGAATCTTCGCGCATTACCGAAGAAGCCCGCGTCAAGGCGGAAGATGCCAATGAATTGGTTGAAAGCTTAAATGAGGCTGTTTCGCGTATTGGCGAGGTCGTGAACTTGATTAACGATATTGCCGATCAAACCAATATGCTGGCGTTGAATGCAACGATTGAGGCCGCACGCGCTGGTGAAGCCGGTAAAGGCTTTGCGGTTGTAGCTTCTGAGGTGAAAAACCTTGCCAACCAGACCGGGAAGGCCACTGAAGAAATTTCTGCCCAGATCGCGCAGGTTCAGCATCGAACCGGTGATGCGGTGAATGCTATCCAGTCTATTGGTGAGGTTGTGAACCGTGTGAGTACGATTTCCGGCTCTGTTGTGACCGCATTGGAAGAACAAAGTGCAGCGACTAATGAAATCGCTCGCAATGTTCAGGAAGCGGCAAAAGGTACACAGGAAGTCTCTTCCAATATTTCCGGTGTGAATGAAGCGGCTCTTAATTCCGGTGAAACAGCCCGTCATGTCTTTCAAGCCGCCCAGCAGGTCAATGCGCAGGCTGACCAATTACGTGATCGTGTTCATGAGTTCCTGGAAGCCGCCCAGTCTGCGTAAAAGAAAATGTCATTCTCAACTTGGTTGGGAGTGATGTTTCATAACAAAAAGCCCCGCTTGAAATATTATCAAGCGGGGCTTTTTGTTTGTATCTCTTTGACTTAATCGCCAACCACACCATCAAACAGGGCGGTAGAGAGGTAGCGTTCAGCAAAGCTTGGCAGGATGACAACGATGTTTTTACCCGCCATGTCCTCTTGTTGACCAAGTTCAATGGCTGCTGCCAGTGCTGCACCTGAGGAAATCCCCACAGGAACCCCATCTGTACTGGCAACTTCACGTGATGTGGCAAAGGCTGTTTCATTGCCGATTTTCAACACTTGGTCAATCACACCCGTATCCAAAATTTCAGGAACAAAGCCTGCGCCAATTCCTTGAATTTTATGGGGGCCGGGAACGCCACCGGATAGAACCGGGCTATCTTCTGGTTCAACAGCAACCACTTTCAGGTTCGGGTTCTTTTCTTTTAAGGCTGCGCCTGCCCCTGTGATTGTACCGCCTGTGCCAACACCAGCGATTAAGGCATCAACCTTGCCATCTGTATCTGTCCAGATTTCATGGGCGGTTGTCCGTGTGTGGATTTTAGGGTTTGCCTCGTTTTTAAATTGTTGTGGCATGAAGGCATCTGGCAATTCATTGACCAGTTCTTCAGCACGTGCAATCGCACCAGACATGCCTTTGGCCGCAGGTGTCAGTTCCAGCTCAGCCCCTAAAAGAGCAAGCATTTTACGGCGCTCTTTTGACATGCTTTCCGGCATGGTCAGGATCAGGCGATAGCCACGAGAGGCGGCTACAAACGCCAGGGCAATCCCGGTGTTACCGGATGTTGGTTCAACCAGAACCGTGTTTTCCTTGATCATGCCGGCTTGTTCAGCAGCTTCAATCATGGCAAAACCGATGCGGTCTTTTACAGAAGCCAACGGGTTAAAGAATTCACATTTGCCAAGAATATTGGCTTTTACATTATGGGCCTTGGCCAAGCCGGACAGGTTAACCAGCGGTGTTGCACCGATTGTGTCGATGATGCTGTCGTAAATCTTGCCGCGTGCAGGAGCTTCAGATGTGAATTGGTCGGACATGATGGCTCTCTCTAATAGGTCAATTGCTATTTAATGTGTTTCCCAGATAAATGTATGGGACGCACGGATAGGCTTGTCAATATTTATTGAACACAAAATATGCGGCAATGCATCATAAATTACATTGCCACATATGTAGTAGGGTCTTTTTAAATGGTGAAATCCAGGTTCTGGCGACCTTCACTGACCAGGCCAGCCTGATTGGCGCGTGTGCACAAGTCATCAATACTGACTTCATCAAGCTGTTCCATCAGGGCTTCCTGCATTTCCTGCCAAACCGGGCGCACAACCTTGTGCCCCAGTTCAGAACCTGCTGGATCATTAAGCGGGTCTTCTGCCGTTTCCATTTTACGCACAATACGCACAATTTCTCCAACAGTAATACGACGGCGTTCACGTGCCAGACGATAGCCCCCGCGTGGGCCACGGACCCCTACAAGGATACCTTCACGTACCAATTGTTGCAGCCCTTGTTCCAGATAACGGCGCGGGATGCCTTGACGGCGGGTGATCTCGCGACTTTGTACCGGCTGGCCACCACTGTGATAGGCAATATCAAGGACGGCTTCGATGGCAAAAAGCATTTTTTTGGATAATCTTAACATGACAGTTCTTTCCGCAATTTGTCGGCTGTTATTTTTTATTCAATCCTGTTGAACCGAAGCCGCCAGCCCCACGTTCCGTATCCGGTAGCGTATCGGTTTTCACCCAGGAAATCATAGTGACAGGAGCCACAACCATCTGTGCAATTCGCATCCCACGCTCAATCACAAACGGTTCTTCCCCCAAATTGACGAGGATTACCCCCACCTCGCCGCGATAATCGGCATCAATGGTGCCCGGTGCATTGGCAACCGTGACCCCATGTTTTGCCGCAAGGCCGGAACGCGGGCGAATTTGCGCTTCATAGCCAACAGGCAGGGCGATGCTCAAGCCTGTGGGGATAATGGCGCGTTTACCGGGTTCCAGTGTAACTGTATCTTCAATCGCGGCCATCAGGTCCATGCCTGCGGCATGTTCTGTCGCGTAATGGGGAAGGTCCATATCTGCCCCATGTGGAAGTTGAACGACACTTACATCGACTTGGTTGCTCATGATGATACTTCTTTCAAATAATCTGCAATTTTATGGGCCAGACGGTCTGCCACTTCTGATTTACTCAGACGTGGCCAGTCCTCGCATTGATTTTTCGCAATGAAATGGACAGTATTTTCATTTCCACCAAATGTTCCTGTAGATGGGGAGACATCATTGGCGATAATCCAGTCACATTGTTTGCGTGCACGTTTGGCCGTGGCGTGCTCAATGACTTTTTCTGTTTCTGCGGCAAAACCAACAACCAAAGCAGGGCGGTTTTTTGTTGCCTGAGACAAGCTTGCCAGAATATCGGGATTTTCCGCGAGTTTCAGGTCCGGCATTTGGCCGGAGCCGTCTTTTTTCAGCTTTTGGTCGGCTTCCACATCAACACGCCAATCGGCAACCGCAGCAGCACAGACAGCAATATCCACAGGCAGGTTTTTCTGACAAGCGTTTAGCATATCGCGGGCTGATTCAATTTGAACCAGATGAACGCCATCTGGCGCAGTCAATTGTGTCGGGCCGCTGACCAGCGTGACTTCACAGCCCAGTTTAGCAAGGCTGGCGGCGATGGCATGACCTTGTTTACCGGACGAGCGGTTGGCGATATAGCGCACCGGGTCAATCGGTTCATGTGTTGGGCCTGAGGTGACAATGGCTCTTTTGCCGCTTAGCAGCCCTTCTGTACCCAGGCGTTTTTTGACAGCGGCAACAATATCCAATGGTTCTGCCATACGGCCAAATCCAAATTCACCACAGGCCATATCCCCTTCATCGGGGCCAATCATTTCAACGCCACGGCTTTTCAGGGTTTGAACATTGGTCTGGGTCGCAGCATGTTCCCACATGCGCACATTCATAGCCGGGGCCATCATGACAGGTTTGTCTGTTGCCAGCAAAGTTGTGGAGGCAAGGTCATTTGCCAGTCCACAAGCCGCTTTTGCCATAATGTCGGCAGTTGCGGGGGCAACCACAACAAGGTCGCTTGAGCGTGAGAGCTGAATGTGACCCATTTCAGATTCATCATCCAGATCAAAGAGGTCTTCATAGACCTTTTCACCACTCACAGCACTGAGGGCCAGCGGGGTCACAAATTCTTTGGCAGCTTTGGTCAGGATACAACGCACGCCGATATTTTGCTCGCGCAGGCGGCGCACGGTTTCCGGCATCTTGTATGCAGCAATACCACCAGTGATGATGAGGAGTATGTTTTTATTCTTATACACGATGAAAACTAAACCGAATTACGCTGAAAATTTGTAGATAAACTAACGGGCTCATTATTTAAGCGCAAGGAAATATATAGGTTGATTCAACGAAAATGAATAAATATCTGATATTTAATCAGAACATAATGTTTCTAGTATGTAAACATACTTAGAAATGGGCCGAAAACCCTCCATCTACGGTAATGATTTGGCCTGTTATGTAAGATGAAGCGGGTGACGCGAGGAAAATACAGGCCCCGGCGATCTCTTCCGGGTGCCCCCAGCGTTTTAGGGAGGTCCGATTCGCCAAAAAGTTTAGTACATTTTC
This sequence is a window from Terasakiella sp. SH-1. Protein-coding genes within it:
- a CDS encoding ATP-binding protein is translated as MSLRTRFILYFGLGGAFFLVALSVLVFNRMEAVMTEELKQRFQENFHNRVTGLSQLLNARSKEFQSSAKLPMFRSMRFHQLTLNTAAEKNDIRHLELSFMEMIEQRPEIQKVRFINQKGFEALRVESSGIKRALSDYSVDPEIQHILNLKQGEFSVKKTGHDNKVKSISWAFPVHVSGNRAFGAIVFDVDFNYIAQQVYSLLSSDEESVCVLDETQKLIIAKTRTDACTAEHREHEDVGNDWHLDKKLGAQGFDWEIHFSVNPQPFLTGVAELKDIVFGVILPLMCIILILSASIVSNRISKAIFTLLRSAQAMGKGEIFAPLNFHRQDELGQLAQEINRSAAMIAASKGKLENDLQRLSETTHAAIISIDLNGYINDWNRGAEETTLYLKSEVTGQKLATLFENLTDQQLSNVINAMHTNRVIENAEMIIHAKSGEQLVLLFNWSSSLDENGEIIGLTGVGQDVTALKNAEKNALQASKVKSEFLAAMSHEIRTPMTGIIGFADMLIEEEDNPDHRNKVLRIKKSTEGLLRIVNDILDISKLEAGKLEIEHLDFQLKELVRETLDMFHKNRATDKGVEIKLDFTPDFPNMVQSDPTRIRQVLVNIIGNAFKFTHEGSVHISCSKEAGLIKIAVQDSGIGMSEEVQATLFSDFTQADASISRKYEGTGLGLAISKRLIELLDGQIGVDSEEGIGSTFWFTFPYIQATTTSQPDKKDKGLSANQYKATASLNILVAEDNRVNQTIIDRFLSAYGHKMTIVENGEEAVDSLRDHDYDLILMDIRMPGMDGMEATRIIRKMTGPKSNIPIIAITADAVKENVNSYLECGMNSYASKPFNWGKLVLCINDVLEQDIHIPKDEV
- a CDS encoding extracellular solute-binding protein translates to MRHCLLKTLLLFSLITFFTEGLAAQERVLRIAGWDVYGDPTIPNKTIGYKSFEEKTGVRIEFLPISNLDDIISTAESEEAYDLFLISNEGIKILHDMGLVTPLDLKKIPQYQNLHPNLKYSEWSQFNSRVYAVPWAWGPTGLLYDTSVISSPDSWNILWDPVHKGKIAMWDDVSMIWTAALSLGYKNVYSLTKKQLKEVEKKLLEFNTLNATYYAGGTEMIELSQQGKLVAFNSWYNPSQRLKKAGKNFRMIIPKEGAVGMFDSYMLSKTSVSSDLAYQYIDHQISPKTQYEMAVITGLAPANIETLTLLSPEQIKEMHLDDLDYFNRMLLWDSMPRKNLYEQVLKNVRADLKKKQKTQ
- a CDS encoding Bcr/CflA family multidrug efflux MFS transporter, which produces MLRPDSLFFAAIMTALVAFGPISTDMYLPSLPAMKVDFGATVSEVQLTLSVFLAGFAASQLLYGPLSDRFGRRPILIFGITVYGLASVACFMSTTIEALIFSRFLQAFGACSGPVLGRAVVRDVYGPDRAAQVLAYMGSAMALAPAVAPMLGGYLQIWFGWQANFVVISLFALVLVVLVIFLVQETNTHKNPDALKPARLVGNYLELLRHRGFLGYVLLNSFVFSGLFAFISGSSFVFIDVFGLAPNIYGICFGIVVCGYITGTLIAGRLSRKLGGPTMLRYGSLLSLLGGAVLFGVAYSGGNDAVSVVAPMFLFMISVGVVMPNSMAGAIGPFPKMAGAASALMGFLQMTCAATVGASVGLLHDGTHLPMVSAIALMGVMTFLTYLVFIRQKKEG
- a CDS encoding trypsin-like serine protease, which produces MPLLIVLSLLFWPTFSALAEEPSVRPLNAGLENYYQPRKYKEPKKPALRGVKGKDDRQLVENYSYPWSAIGRLNKEIGGFCTATLVAPKLILTAAHCLWNKKRKVWLKPHTIHFLAGYRRGSFIEHSTATRFFIPKGYDTAKSRHLSVAAKDWAFVELKTDLSKQVGTIPLTAVDAQRFDKLTDNKTRFIQAGYSVDKSHILSINKDCRIKSYNAELDIIKHGCDAVSGDSGSPIFYKENGSYKIAYIHMATTSKGKSEGIGISGISMVNHLKTLGLWKTAQTALRP
- the moeB gene encoding molybdopterin-synthase adenylyltransferase MoeB, whose product is MDFNEEQLERYARHILLPEVGGEGQAKLLNAKVLVVGAGGLGAPVLLYLAAAGVGTIGIIDDDVVDLSNLQRQVIHNVATLDVPKVESAKERLLSINPDLTINLYQDRLNSKNIQDIIAPYDIVADGTDNFATRFLINDACYFAQKTLVSAAILRFDGQLSTYKAHEEGEDKPCYRCIFREPPPPGQVPTCSEAGVLGAICGTMGSLQATEILKEIMGIGQSMSGTLMIYDALHSEFRNVKVKRDKGCPLCGENPTILDLEIHTG
- a CDS encoding methyl-accepting chemotaxis protein; the encoded protein is MKLQDINISKKLPIFTVFLIVLTGVLLSGTILLKVNDGFEEAAKDKLVSLAAARKSELSNYLDIIQSDLQIQSRNPLVAEALEDFSIAWAQIEGDKVEALQKVYITDNPHPLGEKHKLDAGSSGSPYDRVHGMYHDYFRNLLEQRAYYDVFLIDPQGNIIYSVFKELDYATNLNTGKWKDTDIARVYREVSNAPKPDTLIFKDFAPYAPSYDAPASFIGRPVFDEKGGFSGVLIYQMPIGEINGILQAADGMGESGETYIVGPDLLMRSDSRFSKESTILKNKVDGSTVKAALAGKNGVDIIADYRGIDVVSAYAPLDYNGVRWAVLAEVDVEEAMATSSSVRNISLIGVIVISAIGAGIALWFARTITNPISVNVQAMNVLATGETDIHISGKERGDEVGDISRALQVFKDNKIKSDEMQAAQEERQQKRVERAQRLEEMVANFRNDVTLALDTMDQQATDLESSSQDMSASSEQTSKQAAAVASASDQAAANVQTVAGAAEELSASVNEINVQIDESSRITEEARVKAEDANELVESLNEAVSRIGEVVNLINDIADQTNMLALNATIEAARAGEAGKGFAVVASEVKNLANQTGKATEEISAQIAQVQHRTGDAVNAIQSIGEVVNRVSTISGSVVTALEEQSAATNEIARNVQEAAKGTQEVSSNISGVNEAALNSGETARHVFQAAQQVNAQADQLRDRVHEFLEAAQSA
- the cysK gene encoding cysteine synthase A, whose translation is MSDQFTSEAPARGKIYDSIIDTIGATPLVNLSGLAKAHNVKANILGKCEFFNPLASVKDRIGFAMIEAAEQAGMIKENTVLVEPTSGNTGIALAFVAASRGYRLILTMPESMSKERRKMLALLGAELELTPAAKGMSGAIARAEELVNELPDAFMPQQFKNEANPKIHTRTTAHEIWTDTDGKVDALIAGVGTGGTITGAGAALKEKNPNLKVVAVEPEDSPVLSGGVPGPHKIQGIGAGFVPEILDTGVIDQVLKIGNETAFATSREVASTDGVPVGISSGAALAAAIELGQQEDMAGKNIVVILPSFAERYLSTALFDGVVGD
- a CDS encoding Rrf2 family transcriptional regulator; translated protein: MLRLSKKMLFAIEAVLDIAYHSGGQPVQSREITRRQGIPRRYLEQGLQQLVREGILVGVRGPRGGYRLARERRRITVGEIVRIVRKMETAEDPLNDPAGSELGHKVVRPVWQEMQEALMEQLDEVSIDDLCTRANQAGLVSEGRQNLDFTI
- the dut gene encoding dUTP diphosphatase; the protein is MSNQVDVSVVQLPHGADMDLPHYATEHAAGMDLMAAIEDTVTLEPGKRAIIPTGLSIALPVGYEAQIRPRSGLAAKHGVTVANAPGTIDADYRGEVGVILVNLGEEPFVIERGMRIAQMVVAPVTMISWVKTDTLPDTERGAGGFGSTGLNKK